One window of the Acaryochloris thomasi RCC1774 genome contains the following:
- a CDS encoding TolC family protein produces MLLKRRSLIATGLGLVLVASNGGQIRSQPSAEEAPDLFLSPEQPPDADPSRNPPPVQPEEKQPNDSFLNPQPSTDATDAPIETANPLLRINPTPDQLQLPSKADSVEIDLNQPITLEQAQELAQRNNLDLRVAELQLQQSQEALKLAKAANLPTVFAQGDVSRTDSSVFALTPRPIGVDIVAQNEVIFRTLGLFAEQQALSLQALSLDIADLQARLQQGPDQQQQITFDQQLAALQISADTAATPPAPLSVAALSPLTSFASSGQGLASNLITNSLNGTLGLTYDVFTSGGRRAIIRTARAQLRISELAVRVELEQLRLDVANDYYNLQDASALTDVARASVNNATKSLEDSQALQRAGLGTLFDVLQAGVTLADAQQDLTQGETTQRIAQRQLAQRLNVSEVATLAAADPVEAAGQWSLNLPKSIKLALQNRPELAQLLQEREVAKQQRKVALATIRPQVQAFANLDATEQLEDDLSGTFGYSLGAQVTWNFFDGGSARAQATQEDENIAIAETQFSDTKNILRFEVEQAYSSLQSNFKNISTASNTVNQAEEGLRLARLRFQAGIGTQLEITTAESDLTQARGNLVGAILDYNRALAAIQRATSYQQALEPF; encoded by the coding sequence ATGCTACTGAAGCGCCGCAGCCTCATTGCGACAGGTTTAGGACTGGTTCTAGTAGCCTCCAATGGTGGGCAAATCCGAAGTCAGCCATCTGCAGAGGAGGCGCCGGATCTATTCCTCAGTCCAGAGCAGCCCCCTGACGCGGACCCATCACGCAATCCGCCTCCCGTCCAACCAGAGGAAAAACAACCCAATGATTCATTCCTCAATCCTCAGCCATCAACCGATGCAACCGACGCGCCAATTGAAACCGCGAACCCATTACTGAGAATCAATCCAACCCCAGACCAGCTGCAGCTCCCATCGAAAGCGGATAGTGTTGAGATTGATTTAAATCAGCCGATCACATTAGAGCAGGCACAGGAACTCGCACAGCGAAACAACCTGGACTTGCGTGTTGCTGAACTTCAACTGCAGCAGAGCCAAGAGGCTTTAAAGCTAGCCAAAGCAGCGAACTTGCCCACCGTCTTTGCTCAGGGTGATGTTTCTCGGACAGATTCGTCTGTGTTTGCCCTCACCCCAAGGCCCATCGGTGTTGATATTGTCGCCCAGAATGAAGTCATTTTCAGAACCTTGGGACTATTCGCAGAGCAGCAAGCGTTGAGTCTACAAGCTCTCTCGCTGGATATTGCTGATTTACAGGCTCGTCTCCAGCAGGGACCTGATCAGCAGCAGCAAATTACGTTTGATCAACAATTGGCGGCTCTGCAGATCAGTGCTGACACCGCTGCGACGCCACCTGCCCCGCTTAGTGTTGCAGCCCTAAGCCCCCTCACATCCTTTGCCAGTTCAGGTCAAGGACTTGCGAGCAATTTAATAACCAACAGTCTAAACGGCACCTTAGGACTGACATACGATGTCTTCACATCAGGTGGCCGTCGTGCGATTATCCGAACCGCCCGCGCCCAGTTGCGCATATCAGAGCTAGCCGTGCGGGTTGAGCTAGAACAGCTTCGCCTTGATGTTGCAAATGACTACTATAATCTTCAGGACGCATCGGCCTTAACAGACGTTGCTCGCGCCTCAGTAAACAACGCAACGAAGAGCCTCGAAGATTCCCAAGCTCTACAAAGAGCAGGACTGGGAACCTTGTTTGATGTTTTGCAAGCCGGAGTCACCTTAGCCGATGCCCAACAGGACTTGACTCAGGGTGAAACAACTCAGCGCATCGCCCAGCGTCAGTTGGCGCAGCGACTTAATGTTTCAGAGGTTGCAACTCTCGCCGCTGCTGATCCGGTTGAAGCGGCTGGCCAGTGGTCATTAAATTTACCTAAGAGTATTAAACTAGCGCTCCAAAACCGCCCCGAACTCGCTCAACTACTACAGGAGCGAGAGGTTGCCAAACAGCAGCGAAAAGTTGCTCTAGCAACCATTCGACCTCAGGTCCAGGCTTTCGCAAATTTGGATGCGACAGAGCAACTGGAGGACGATCTGTCGGGGACCTTTGGCTACTCGTTGGGAGCACAGGTCACTTGGAATTTCTTTGACGGTGGCTCTGCTAGAGCCCAAGCGACTCAGGAAGACGAAAATATTGCCATTGCTGAGACGCAATTTTCAGATACCAAGAACATCTTGCGTTTTGAGGTCGAGCAGGCTTACAGCAGCCTGCAGTCAAACTTCAAAAATATTTCAACCGCATCCAATACTGTTAATCAAGCCGAAGAAGGCTTGCGTTTGGCGCGCCTCCGATTCCAGGCAGGTATTGGCACTCAACTCGAAATCACCACTGCAGAATCAGATTTAACGCAGGCTAGGGGGAACTTAGTGGGGGCAATTCTAGATTACAATCGCGCATTAGCTGCCATACAGCGTGCCACCAGCTATCAGCAAGCCTTAGAACCCTTTTAA
- a CDS encoding cyclic peptide export ABC transporter, producing the protein MALISFLLRSSWRIVAIALTTGFLSGGCSAAVIALVSRTLAEGGQSTVLAWSFAGFALVALTTSIVSRVVLVKLSQDAVFALQSRLSRQILATQLNHLERIGSPRLLAILTEDIQTLSTAVSAIPVLCINFAVVIGCMVYISWLSWQIMLMVLLLSLIAGISCKILLSRGRVYLMQAREQQDQLFQHFRTVIEGVKELKLHHRQRQDFLGQDLDVTASQFRRSSSWGFSLFATLDGWGKLIYFFALGLILFVLPHLMAINPQMRLGYVLTFTYLLGPMESVVAKLPFLSKASVSLGNIETLGLSLRDLEELESSPAAATESWQSLNLKGVTCTYPGEKDSEFTLGPIDVTLQPGELVFVVGGNGSGKSTLLKLMTGLYTPVQGQIALDGQLIDRQNREWYRQHFSVIFADFYLFDRLLGIAGDELDAKALKYLRELQLDHKVTVEQGRLSTTALSQGQRKRMALLATLLEDRPIYLFDEWAADQDPVFKEIFYTEFLADLKARGKTIIAISHDDHYFHLADRIIKLDFGKIEYDKQVVQELDTQQA; encoded by the coding sequence ATGGCTCTTATCTCTTTCTTGCTTCGTTCGTCCTGGCGTATAGTTGCGATCGCACTTACAACCGGCTTTCTCAGCGGTGGTTGTAGTGCAGCGGTCATCGCCTTAGTCAGTCGAACGTTAGCAGAAGGGGGACAATCAACGGTTCTGGCCTGGAGCTTTGCCGGTTTTGCCCTGGTCGCACTAACCACCAGCATTGTTTCCCGAGTGGTGCTCGTTAAGTTATCCCAAGATGCAGTTTTTGCCCTGCAGTCTCGCCTGAGTCGCCAGATCTTAGCTACCCAACTTAATCATCTAGAGCGCATCGGATCGCCACGTCTGCTAGCGATTCTGACAGAAGATATTCAGACGCTCTCGACGGCGGTATCCGCCATTCCGGTGCTCTGCATTAACTTCGCCGTCGTTATTGGCTGTATGGTCTATATTTCTTGGTTGTCATGGCAGATCATGCTGATGGTACTGCTGCTCTCATTAATTGCAGGGATTAGCTGCAAAATTTTACTGAGTCGAGGCCGAGTCTATCTCATGCAGGCGCGTGAACAGCAAGACCAGCTCTTCCAGCATTTTCGCACCGTGATTGAGGGCGTCAAAGAGCTCAAGCTACATCACCGGCAGCGCCAGGACTTTCTCGGTCAAGATTTAGATGTGACGGCCAGCCAGTTTCGGCGCTCCAGTAGCTGGGGGTTCAGTCTATTTGCAACCCTAGATGGCTGGGGCAAGCTCATTTATTTTTTCGCCCTGGGCCTGATCCTGTTTGTCTTGCCCCACTTAATGGCGATCAATCCCCAGATGCGACTGGGCTATGTCCTGACGTTTACCTATCTGCTGGGTCCAATGGAGAGCGTCGTTGCCAAGCTCCCCTTTCTGAGCAAAGCCAGCGTTTCCCTTGGCAACATCGAAACCTTAGGACTCTCGCTCAGAGACCTAGAGGAGCTGGAGTCATCCCCGGCTGCAGCTACAGAATCATGGCAGAGCTTAAACCTAAAGGGAGTGACCTGCACCTATCCAGGAGAGAAAGATTCAGAGTTTACCCTAGGGCCGATTGATGTCACCCTTCAGCCTGGAGAACTCGTGTTTGTCGTTGGCGGCAACGGCAGCGGCAAGTCCACTTTACTCAAGCTGATGACCGGACTGTACACGCCCGTGCAGGGCCAGATCGCATTAGATGGCCAGTTGATTGATCGCCAGAACCGCGAGTGGTACCGGCAACACTTCTCCGTGATTTTTGCTGATTTCTACCTGTTCGACCGCCTGCTAGGGATAGCAGGAGATGAGCTTGATGCTAAGGCCCTGAAATATCTGAGAGAACTTCAGCTTGATCATAAAGTAACGGTTGAGCAAGGTCGATTATCAACCACCGCTCTCTCTCAAGGACAACGAAAGCGAATGGCACTGCTAGCAACCCTCCTGGAAGATCGCCCCATCTATCTGTTTGATGAATGGGCCGCCGATCAGGATCCGGTTTTCAAAGAGATTTTTTACACTGAATTTTTGGCGGACCTAAAAGCCAGGGGCAAAACCATAATCGCCATTAGTCATGACGATCACTATTTTCATCTAGCAGATCGGATCATCAAGCTTGATTTCGGCAAGATCGAGTACGACAAACAAGTCGTGCAAGAATTGGACACGCAGCAGGCATAA
- a CDS encoding aspartate aminotransferase family protein: MDILELIKQRQEENFNLHKNYLNNQMVNVLQTIGFDRKYERAVGPYLFDHKGDRYLDLLSGFGVFALGRNHPRVVKVLRDVMQAEIPNLVQLDVSILSGLLAEQLQKITPAGLDRIFFANSGTETVEAALKFSRCATGRSKIVYCKGGYHGLTLGALSATGDDYYRQDFGKMLPDFIEVPFGDLVALEKALSCKDVAGFITEPIQGHGVWIPEANYLPDAAALCRRYGTLLIADEVQTGLGRTGKMWAVDHWGVEPDILCMAKALSAGFVPVGAVACRQWIFNKVFNRMDRAVVHGNTFGKNNLAMAAGLVTLEVLEEENLVENAATVGNQILSDLTQLVGQYEYLKEVRGKGMMIALEFARPRSFSLKVPWDMMEAANKGLFSQMITVPLLQRHRILSQVAGHGMNIVKFIPPLTLNQCDRNWIKEAVTDVVADAHRVPGAAWEFGKSLATKAVSMKTTAR; this comes from the coding sequence ATGGATATTCTCGAACTCATAAAACAGCGGCAAGAAGAGAACTTTAACCTACATAAAAACTATCTGAATAACCAGATGGTTAATGTTTTGCAAACCATTGGCTTTGACCGTAAATATGAGAGAGCCGTAGGCCCTTACCTCTTTGATCACAAGGGCGATCGCTATCTAGACTTGCTCAGCGGCTTCGGTGTTTTTGCGCTCGGACGAAATCATCCTCGGGTGGTCAAGGTGTTACGGGACGTGATGCAGGCCGAGATCCCCAATCTGGTGCAGCTTGACGTTTCCATCCTGTCGGGACTTTTAGCAGAGCAGCTACAGAAGATTACACCAGCGGGACTAGACCGCATCTTTTTTGCTAACTCTGGTACGGAGACGGTTGAAGCTGCACTCAAATTCAGTCGGTGTGCCACGGGGCGCAGCAAAATTGTCTACTGCAAAGGGGGATATCACGGTCTGACGCTGGGGGCTTTGTCAGCGACGGGCGATGATTATTATCGTCAAGACTTTGGCAAAATGCTTCCTGACTTTATTGAGGTGCCCTTTGGTGATTTAGTGGCTCTGGAAAAAGCATTGAGTTGTAAAGATGTTGCTGGCTTTATCACTGAACCGATTCAAGGCCACGGCGTCTGGATTCCGGAGGCAAACTACCTCCCTGACGCGGCGGCGCTTTGTCGTCGGTACGGCACGTTGCTGATTGCCGATGAAGTCCAAACGGGGCTGGGGCGGACCGGCAAGATGTGGGCGGTGGATCATTGGGGGGTTGAACCTGACATTCTTTGTATGGCTAAGGCGCTGTCTGCAGGTTTCGTCCCTGTGGGTGCGGTGGCCTGCCGTCAGTGGATTTTCAATAAGGTCTTCAACCGTATGGATCGCGCCGTGGTTCATGGCAATACCTTTGGTAAGAACAACTTGGCGATGGCCGCTGGGCTGGTGACTTTAGAGGTACTGGAAGAAGAAAATCTGGTTGAGAATGCTGCGACCGTGGGCAATCAGATTCTCTCTGATCTAACGCAGTTGGTGGGCCAATATGAGTATCTGAAAGAAGTGCGGGGCAAAGGAATGATGATTGCCCTTGAGTTTGCACGGCCTCGCAGCTTTTCTCTGAAGGTGCCCTGGGACATGATGGAGGCTGCTAACAAAGGGCTGTTCTCACAAATGATCACGGTTCCGTTGCTCCAGCGCCACCGGATTCTCTCGCAGGTGGCGGGTCACGGGATGAATATTGTCAAATTTATCCCACCCTTGACTTTGAATCAGTGCGATCGCAACTGGATCAAAGAAGCGGTCACCGACGTTGTCGCTGACGCCCACCGCGTACCGGGTGCCGCCTGGGAATTTGGAAAGTCCCTAGCAACTAAGGCCGTATCGATGAAAACGACGGCTCGTTAG
- a CDS encoding peptidoglycan recognition protein family protein, protein MQPKLFLFLSGLSTVALLTTNLSIQAHQAIRRPASPTANLVAQAPGIPVRGCLTRPKQAPPEPNLETQFIPGTLTLDRFRQQPAPPSLSAEATRTNAPQATLDYVAQHHPVERIALAHPTNFGERYLLDYQGQPAYREPIIVLHETVISGPATLRLFQTNHPKNSQQASYHALIMRDGTIYYLVPPDKRAFGAGTSVFASSKGDETVSTNPSLSASVNNFAYHISFVSPPDGRRSGRSGHSGYTSPQYYSLAWLVSKTGVPEDRITTHRAVDRAGNRSDPRSFNRAGFLSLLQLYPKTNEVRIGCPGQSPAPSLQP, encoded by the coding sequence ATGCAACCAAAATTATTTTTATTTCTTTCCGGCTTATCAACGGTGGCCTTGCTGACGACTAATCTATCGATTCAAGCTCATCAGGCAATTCGCCGTCCAGCTTCACCGACGGCAAATCTGGTTGCGCAAGCGCCAGGGATTCCTGTTCGGGGATGCCTAACCCGCCCCAAGCAAGCCCCTCCAGAGCCGAACTTAGAGACACAATTCATTCCAGGAACGCTAACGCTGGACCGTTTTCGTCAACAGCCAGCCCCGCCATCGCTGTCAGCAGAAGCCACTCGCACCAATGCCCCTCAAGCAACACTGGACTATGTTGCCCAGCATCATCCTGTAGAAAGAATTGCGCTGGCCCATCCCACAAATTTTGGTGAGCGGTATCTATTGGACTATCAGGGGCAACCGGCCTACCGAGAGCCCATTATCGTGCTGCATGAAACCGTGATCTCTGGTCCTGCAACCCTGAGGTTGTTTCAAACGAATCATCCCAAGAACTCTCAGCAGGCTAGCTACCATGCGCTGATTATGCGCGACGGCACAATTTACTACCTTGTGCCGCCGGATAAACGGGCCTTTGGGGCTGGAACCTCCGTCTTTGCTAGTTCCAAAGGCGACGAAACCGTCAGCACGAATCCATCCCTGTCGGCCTCTGTCAATAATTTTGCCTACCACATTTCTTTTGTCAGCCCTCCAGACGGTCGCCGCAGTGGCCGATCTGGCCATAGTGGCTACACCAGTCCTCAGTATTACTCCCTCGCTTGGCTGGTCTCAAAGACTGGCGTACCCGAAGATCGAATCACCACCCATCGGGCCGTGGACCGGGCAGGTAATCGAAGTGATCCGAGAAGCTTTAATCGCGCTGGGTTTCTCTCGTTGCTACAGCTCTACCCCAAAACAAATGAAGTCAGGATTGGCTGTCCAGGTCAATCACCAGCACCGTCCTTGCAGCCATAA
- a CDS encoding UPF0182 family protein — translation MTRKLPRVSLDRDRWTAIGHHALSVPFWKGFARVLVLCLGMILAGDILCHLIAESLWFSALGYEQVFASQITIRVGLWIFSLGATASLLVFNLRQARQRQYREPVMLSAERTTLPALVRYLVVVIGLSVLMACVLMQTGQTAFQFWQSSAAAPPQVLLQLSVSSLVALLRTAVLWQWVCIGGFTGLLIANPSLLFAAISVGLSLGMGLIFSSHWTQVLAAFQATSFNQVDPIFGRDIAFYIFALPVFELLRFWATATLLTSLLGVLLIYLLSGNSLSQGGMPGISPPQQRHLYGLSAGLMFTLAAGLWLDRFQLLYSTQGVLFGAGFTDSHVDLPARTLLSWGGVAIALFLTWRTCFWTKSRPRYSLLIMLGCYMGSVLLGAVILPQIVQSVIVQPNELRREQPYIERSIALTREAFDLGSVETKTFNPTAKLTPERLKANDITIRNIRLWDTRPLLEANRQLQRIRLYYEFPDADIDRYTLKAESNSTTATEKRQVLVSARELDYSAVPQKAQTWVNRHLIYTHGYGFTMSPVNIAESSGLPTYFVKDIGTEADAGTLQTATNEIRASIPTDRPRIYYGELTRNYVMTGTREKNKELDYPSGNDNVYNTYDGSGGIVMSSYWRRGIFAAYLRDWRMLFSRNFTTETRVLFRRQLESRVQTIAPFLQLDREPYLVAANGMPPSDTVQQPGTLYWMIDAYTTSHLFPYSDPGEESFNYIRNSVKVVVDAYNGNVTLYSIDETDPILRTWQQVFPGLFQPFSTMPPALRSHIRYPVDLFRAQSHSLLTYHMTDPQVFYNREDQWRIPNEIYGEKSQQVQPYYLTMKLPEAESEEFILLSPFTPVGRNNLIAWMAARSDGDSYGRRLLYQFPKRELVFGPEQIEALINQDPIISQQISLWDTQGSGVIQGNLLIVPIDNSLLYVEPLYLEAEETSVPILARVIVVYENQIVMAKTLDQALNGIFSPSDQSADAIVRPVEDLLPLRNDSE, via the coding sequence ATGACTAGAAAATTACCTCGGGTCTCGTTAGACCGTGATCGATGGACAGCGATAGGCCATCATGCTTTGTCAGTTCCGTTCTGGAAGGGCTTTGCTCGGGTGCTCGTACTCTGTCTTGGCATGATCTTGGCTGGGGATATTCTCTGCCATCTAATTGCGGAATCTCTGTGGTTCTCAGCGCTGGGCTATGAGCAAGTTTTCGCAAGTCAAATTACGATTCGGGTCGGACTATGGATTTTTTCTCTGGGAGCGACCGCTAGCCTTCTGGTCTTCAATTTGCGACAGGCTCGGCAACGGCAGTACCGCGAACCTGTGATGTTATCGGCCGAGCGGACAACTCTGCCGGCTCTGGTCCGGTACCTGGTTGTGGTTATTGGCTTGAGTGTGCTGATGGCCTGCGTTTTAATGCAGACTGGACAAACTGCGTTCCAATTTTGGCAGTCGTCTGCCGCTGCCCCGCCTCAGGTGCTGCTGCAGCTTTCCGTTAGTTCTCTTGTGGCTTTACTGAGGACAGCAGTACTGTGGCAGTGGGTATGCATAGGAGGCTTCACCGGATTGCTCATTGCCAATCCGAGTTTGCTCTTCGCTGCCATCAGCGTTGGCTTAAGTCTGGGGATGGGATTGATTTTTTCTAGCCACTGGACCCAGGTGTTGGCGGCTTTCCAGGCTACAAGTTTCAATCAAGTCGATCCGATTTTTGGCCGAGATATTGCTTTCTATATTTTCGCTTTGCCTGTCTTTGAACTCTTACGGTTCTGGGCAACGGCCACTTTGCTGACGAGTTTGCTGGGGGTGCTGCTGATCTATCTGCTCTCTGGGAATAGCCTCAGTCAAGGCGGAATGCCAGGGATTTCACCGCCGCAGCAGCGACATCTATATGGGTTATCGGCGGGACTAATGTTTACTCTGGCGGCGGGACTGTGGCTCGATCGATTCCAGCTTCTCTATTCGACTCAGGGCGTATTGTTCGGAGCCGGTTTCACTGATTCTCATGTTGATTTACCCGCGAGAACACTGCTGAGCTGGGGGGGAGTTGCGATCGCACTTTTTCTAACCTGGCGCACCTGCTTCTGGACCAAATCGCGTCCCCGCTACAGTCTGTTAATTATGCTGGGCTGCTACATGGGTAGCGTCCTGCTCGGTGCCGTTATCCTGCCTCAGATCGTCCAGTCCGTCATTGTGCAGCCCAATGAGCTACGGCGAGAGCAGCCCTACATTGAACGAAGCATTGCCCTGACCCGCGAAGCCTTTGATCTCGGCAGCGTAGAGACAAAAACGTTCAACCCCACCGCCAAGCTCACCCCAGAACGCCTGAAAGCGAATGACATCACCATCCGCAACATTCGGCTGTGGGATACGCGGCCCTTACTAGAAGCCAACCGCCAACTGCAGCGCATTCGTCTGTACTACGAATTTCCCGATGCCGATATTGATCGCTACACCCTCAAGGCAGAATCTAATTCGACCACAGCGACGGAAAAACGTCAGGTTCTTGTTTCAGCCCGCGAGTTAGACTACAGTGCCGTACCGCAGAAAGCCCAAACCTGGGTCAACCGACACCTCATCTATACCCACGGCTATGGCTTCACCATGAGCCCGGTCAACATTGCAGAATCTAGCGGCTTGCCCACCTACTTTGTTAAAGATATTGGCACCGAAGCCGACGCTGGAACGCTGCAGACCGCTACCAACGAAATTCGCGCAAGTATCCCAACCGATCGGCCCCGCATCTACTACGGTGAGCTGACCCGTAACTATGTGATGACCGGCACCCGCGAAAAGAACAAAGAGCTGGACTATCCTAGCGGCAACGATAACGTCTACAACACGTACGACGGTTCCGGCGGCATCGTCATGAGCTCCTACTGGCGGCGGGGCATCTTCGCGGCCTACCTAAGAGATTGGCGCATGTTGTTTAGCCGCAACTTCACAACAGAAACCCGCGTTCTATTTCGCCGCCAACTTGAATCTCGAGTCCAAACCATTGCGCCTTTCTTACAGCTTGATCGAGAGCCGTACTTGGTGGCAGCCAACGGAATGCCGCCCAGCGATACCGTCCAACAGCCCGGCACGCTGTACTGGATGATTGATGCCTATACAACAAGCCATCTTTTCCCCTATTCCGATCCGGGAGAAGAGTCGTTCAACTACATTCGCAACTCTGTGAAGGTGGTTGTGGATGCCTATAACGGCAACGTAACGCTCTACAGCATTGATGAGACCGATCCCATTCTGCGGACTTGGCAACAGGTTTTTCCGGGACTATTTCAGCCCTTCAGCACCATGCCGCCGGCTTTGCGCAGCCATATTCGCTATCCCGTTGATTTATTTCGGGCTCAGTCTCACAGCCTACTGACCTATCACATGACTGACCCACAGGTTTTTTACAACCGCGAAGATCAGTGGCGAATTCCCAATGAGATCTACGGCGAAAAGTCACAGCAGGTACAGCCCTACTACTTGACGATGAAGCTACCTGAGGCTGAGAGCGAAGAATTTATTCTGCTGTCGCCTTTTACGCCGGTCGGACGCAACAATCTGATTGCCTGGATGGCGGCTCGCTCAGATGGAGACAGTTACGGTCGGCGGCTGCTCTATCAGTTTCCGAAGCGAGAGCTGGTGTTTGGTCCTGAGCAGATTGAGGCGCTCATTAACCAAGATCCGATTATTTCACAGCAGATTTCACTCTGGGATACTCAAGGATCGGGGGTCATCCAGGGAAATCTGCTGATTGTGCCCATTGATAACTCACTACTGTACGTGGAGCCGCTGTATTTAGAAGCCGAAGAAACCAGCGTCCCCATTTTGGCCCGGGTAATTGTGGTGTATGAGAACCAAATTGTGATGGCCAAGACACTAGATCAGGCCCTCAACGGCATCTTTAGCCCCTCAGATCAAAGTGCTGATGCGATCGTGCGTCCGGTGGAAGACCTTTTGCCCCTCAGGAATGATTCTGAGTAA
- a CDS encoding MAPEG family protein: protein MTTVLICALILSLWSLPLNYMPTIARFAVGGVEWGLSNRETMPDIPPWAERAERARKNHFENLPMILVVLLIVQITEQANPIINGAAVGIVALRILHGFAYVLGVPLLRSLAFVGSLLSLFVILWQLFN from the coding sequence ATGACGACTGTTTTAATCTGCGCCCTAATTTTATCGCTCTGGTCTCTACCGCTAAACTACATGCCCACGATTGCCCGATTCGCGGTTGGCGGCGTGGAATGGGGACTGAGTAATCGAGAAACGATGCCAGACATTCCACCTTGGGCTGAACGAGCAGAACGGGCTCGGAAGAATCACTTTGAAAATTTACCCATGATTCTCGTTGTTTTGCTGATTGTGCAGATTACAGAGCAGGCCAACCCCATCATCAATGGAGCTGCCGTCGGTATTGTTGCCTTGAGAATTCTGCATGGGTTCGCTTACGTTCTGGGAGTGCCGCTGTTGCGATCGCTAGCGTTTGTTGGTTCTCTGCTGTCTCTGTTTGTGATCCTGTGGCAGCTTTTCAATTGA
- a CDS encoding sulfotransferase family protein, with amino-acid sequence MTSLFHPLCGSNLNTLSQLLTQNGPIAPKYLPHAAFALGFTLLRWPITTTERLVSAINPRPPIESPIFIVGYWRSGTTHLHNLMSQDPTFGYISPLATGLPWDILGIVRAFEPLLEKALPEDRYVDNVAVTPNSPQEDSIALASMLPLSYYHSLYFPRRFEYHFRRGVYFEGCSEQEIELWKQRHVQFLSKVSVHQGGKRILMKNPVYVGHIAKLREIWPQAKFVHIYRNPYTVFQSTRHFFTKLLPELTLQTHDELPIDQLILESYPRLMGALEADSEQLPHDSFVEIRFEDLECDPMGQLAKIYNTLNLPDYEQAQPHFKDYLQKLGAYQKNSYSPNVEDRAKVDRLWQLFIQKWNYA; translated from the coding sequence ATGACCAGCCTTTTTCATCCCCTGTGCGGGAGTAATCTGAACACGCTTTCGCAGCTCCTGACTCAGAATGGCCCCATTGCGCCCAAGTACCTGCCTCACGCTGCCTTTGCGCTGGGGTTTACGCTCCTGCGCTGGCCGATCACCACTACAGAACGACTGGTCTCAGCGATCAACCCTCGCCCTCCGATAGAGTCGCCAATATTTATTGTGGGATACTGGCGCTCGGGCACCACCCATCTGCACAATCTGATGAGCCAAGACCCGACTTTTGGCTATATTTCTCCGCTGGCAACGGGTCTGCCCTGGGACATCTTGGGGATTGTGCGCGCCTTTGAACCACTGCTGGAAAAGGCACTGCCGGAAGATCGCTACGTTGATAATGTGGCTGTCACGCCAAACTCTCCGCAAGAAGACTCGATTGCGCTGGCGAGTATGCTGCCGCTGTCTTACTATCACAGTCTCTATTTCCCGAGGCGGTTTGAATATCACTTTCGGCGGGGCGTTTACTTCGAAGGTTGCAGCGAACAGGAGATTGAGCTTTGGAAACAGCGCCACGTTCAGTTCCTAAGCAAGGTCTCAGTCCATCAGGGCGGAAAGCGCATCCTGATGAAGAATCCGGTCTATGTGGGGCATATTGCTAAACTGCGCGAAATTTGGCCTCAGGCGAAATTTGTCCACATCTATCGCAACCCCTATACGGTCTTTCAATCGACGCGGCACTTTTTTACCAAGCTCCTGCCTGAGCTGACTCTGCAAACCCACGATGAGCTGCCCATCGATCAGCTTATTCTAGAAAGCTATCCCCGGCTAATGGGTGCTTTAGAGGCTGATAGTGAGCAACTCCCCCACGATAGTTTTGTCGAGATTCGGTTTGAAGATCTTGAGTGTGACCCGATGGGGCAGCTTGCAAAAATATATAACACCCTCAATCTGCCTGATTATGAACAGGCTCAGCCGCACTTTAAGGACTATTTGCAAAAATTAGGTGCCTATCAAAAAAATAGCTACTCTCCGAATGTAGAAGATCGCGCAAAAGTGGATCGACTCTGGCAGCTCTTTATTCAAAAATGGAATTATGCCTAA